In Hevea brasiliensis isolate MT/VB/25A 57/8 chromosome 13, ASM3005281v1, whole genome shotgun sequence, a single genomic region encodes these proteins:
- the LOC110671909 gene encoding proteasome subunit alpha type-4, whose translation MSRRYDSRTTIFSPEGRLYQVEYAMEAIGNAGTAIGILSKEGVVLVGEKKVTSKLLQTSTSTEKMYKIDDHVACAVAGIMSDANILINMARVQAQRYTYAYQEPMPVEQLVQSLCDTKQGYTQFGGLRPFGVSFLFAGWDKNFGFQLFMSDPSGNYGGWKAAAIGANNQAAQSMLKQDYKDDITREEAVQLALKVLSKTMDSTSLTSDKLELAEVFVLPSGEVKYQVRSPDSLSKLLVKFGVTQAPAEAS comes from the coding sequence ATGTCTCGAAGATATGATAGCCGCACAACAATCTTCTCCCCTGAAGGTCGTCTATACCAAGTAGAGTATGCAATGGAGGCCATTGGAAATGCAGGAACTGCAATTGGGATATTGTCTAAAGAGGGGGTTGTCTTGGTTGGTGAAAAGAAGGTGACTTCTAAACTTCTTCAGACTTCAACATCAACTGAGAAGATGTACAAGATTGATGACCATGTAGCTTGTGCTGTGGCTGGCATAATGTCTGATGCCAACATCCTTATCAACATGGCTAGAGTTCAAGCCCAGCGCTATACTTATGCCTACCAGGAGCCAATGCCTGTTGAACAGCTTGTGCAATCTCTTTGTGATACCAAGCAAGGTTACACGCAGTTTGGTGGGCTCCGCCCATTTGGTGTCTCATTTCTCTTTGCAGGTTGGGATAAAAATTTTGGTTTCCAGCTTTTCATGAGTGATCCTAGTGGAAACTATGGTGGTTGGAAGGCTGCAGCCATTGGAGCAAACAACCAGGCAGCACAGTCAATGTTGAAGCAGGACTACAAGGATGATATTACAAGAGAAGAGGCAGTTCAGCTGGCACTAAAGGTGCTCAGCAAGACAATGGATAGTACCAGTCTTACTTCTGATAAGCTTGAATTGGCTGAGGTCTTCGTCCTCCCCTCTGGAGAAGTGAAGTACCAGGTTCGTTCACCAGACTCCTTGAGCAAGTTATTAGTGAAGTTTGGAGTGACTCAAGCTCCTGCTGAGGCTTCTTAA
- the LOC110671877 gene encoding ubiquitin-conjugating enzyme E2 27 has translation MIDFARVQKELQECSRDIEESGIKVTPKSENIARLTGTIPGPMGTPYEGGTFQIDISLPDGYPFEPPKMQFTTKVWHPNISSQSGAICLDILKDQWSPALTLKTALLSVQALLSAPQPDDPQDAVVAQQYLKDYQTFVGTARYWTETFAKISSLGVEEKVQKLVEMGFPEALVRSTLDAFGGDENLALEKLCSG, from the exons ATGATCGATTTTGCTCGCGTACAAAAAGAACTTCAAGAATGCAGTAGAGACATAGAAGAGTCTGGCATCAAAGTCACCCCTAAGTCCGAGAATATTGCTCGCTTGACCGGCACCATTCCTGGACCAATGGGCACTCCTTACGAGGGTGGCACTTTCCAAATTGACATTTCACTTCCGG ATGGATATCCTTTCGAGCCTCCCAAAATGCAGTTCACAACAAAAGTCTG GCACCCTAATATTAGCAGCCAGAGTGGGGCAATTTGCCTGGACATTTTGAAAGATCAATGGAGCCCAGCACTCACTCTAAAGACAGCACTACTTTCTGTCCAAGCATTACTCTCTGCTCCTCAACCTGATGACCCTCAAGATGCTGTAGTAGCACAACAG TACCTTAAAGACTATCAGACTTTTGTTGGCACAGCCCGTTACTGGACAGAAACTTTTGCCAAGATCTCATCTCTTGGGGTTGAGGAAAAG GTGCAGAAACTTGTTGAGATGGGCTTCCCTGAAGCATTGGTCAGGAGTACGCTGGATGCTTTTGGTGGTGATGAAAACTTGGCACTTGAAAAGCTTTGTTCTGGCTAA